The following proteins come from a genomic window of Streptomyces sp. Sge12:
- a CDS encoding serine/threonine-protein kinase: MQSLRRDRAGFPEYAGQYRLESVLGSGGMGVVHLATSASGLKLAVKIVHPEHAVDPEFRARFRQEVAAARKVSGAFTAPVVDADPDAERPWMATLFIDAPTLSERVREQVLEPAELARLGAGLAEALRDIHRAGVVHRDLKPSNVLMAPDGVRVIDFGISRPTDSDLRTETGKLIGTPPFMAPEQFQRPREVGPAADLFAMGAVLVHAATGRGPFDSDSPYLVAYQVVHHDPDLTGLPAELMPIVERCLAKDPAERPTPDALISELRALAYPTSEDTRAFIPNPRRPQRREESTHRRDRIVAAPGPEPAPAARPRRRARLFVAVGIVLLVTAGALGGYLALGADAGAPDVSDPSAVHAAATGAGSGAGAVTPWAVPVGARGQGNPFPACSWSAGALYCTGPGLAAARLDPGNGSVLWSVPGTAPASRMTPNPAPLHAAGLVLAVDDGGKTLRALDPAAGAQRWKRNLQQGAQVVPVGELLLVTGPDGNVTMLDAATGAARWTHRLGGPGSVWSAGPDPSGGVLPYVSTQAADGRSTQVSAVDPANGTVRWQLRSPSLLEPVGAGAGGLYLLEGDSRSASGAVSRAVIRVDLATRAVRRTALAAPLLDAQAAVGPDGRVYAFGTGGALVAVGAEREEWRLETGVAVGSRPVVHDGRIHLTASDGRTLAVDGGGRLLGQTKPRIGGGPGGYTSTLPAPVVGDGRLFASAPDGTVFAVAAGAPAAW, encoded by the coding sequence GTGCAGTCGCTGCGCAGGGATCGGGCGGGCTTTCCGGAGTACGCCGGGCAGTACCGGCTGGAATCCGTCCTGGGTTCGGGCGGCATGGGTGTCGTCCACCTCGCCACCTCCGCCTCGGGGCTGAAACTCGCCGTCAAGATCGTGCATCCCGAGCACGCCGTGGATCCGGAGTTCCGGGCCCGGTTCCGGCAGGAGGTCGCCGCCGCGCGCAAGGTGAGCGGCGCGTTCACCGCGCCCGTCGTGGACGCCGACCCCGATGCCGAACGGCCGTGGATGGCGACGCTGTTCATCGACGCGCCGACCCTCTCCGAGCGGGTACGGGAGCAGGTGCTGGAGCCCGCCGAACTGGCCCGGCTCGGCGCCGGACTGGCCGAGGCGCTGCGCGACATCCACCGGGCCGGCGTGGTGCACCGGGACCTGAAGCCGAGCAACGTCCTGATGGCGCCCGACGGGGTGCGGGTCATCGACTTCGGGATCTCCCGGCCGACGGACAGCGATCTGCGCACCGAGACCGGGAAACTGATCGGGACACCGCCCTTCATGGCGCCCGAGCAGTTCCAGCGGCCGCGCGAAGTGGGGCCCGCGGCGGACCTGTTCGCGATGGGCGCCGTCCTCGTGCACGCGGCGACCGGGCGCGGGCCCTTCGACTCCGACAGCCCCTACCTGGTGGCGTACCAGGTCGTCCACCACGACCCCGACCTGACCGGACTGCCCGCGGAGCTGATGCCGATCGTCGAGCGCTGCCTCGCGAAGGACCCGGCCGAACGCCCCACCCCCGATGCGCTGATCAGTGAGCTGCGGGCGCTGGCGTACCCCACCTCGGAGGACACCCGGGCCTTCATCCCGAACCCGCGGCGCCCGCAGCGGAGGGAGGAGAGCACCCACCGGCGGGACCGCATCGTCGCCGCACCCGGACCCGAACCCGCGCCTGCTGCCCGTCCCCGGCGGCGGGCGCGGCTGTTCGTGGCGGTGGGGATCGTGCTGCTGGTGACCGCCGGGGCGCTCGGCGGATACCTGGCCCTCGGGGCCGACGCGGGCGCGCCGGACGTGTCGGACCCCTCCGCCGTGCACGCCGCGGCCACCGGAGCGGGCTCCGGGGCGGGCGCTGTGACCCCGTGGGCGGTACCGGTCGGCGCGCGGGGGCAGGGCAACCCCTTCCCGGCCTGCTCCTGGTCGGCCGGAGCCCTCTACTGCACGGGGCCCGGGCTGGCGGCCGCCCGCCTCGACCCCGGGAACGGCTCGGTGCTCTGGTCCGTACCCGGCACGGCACCCGCGTCGCGGATGACGCCGAATCCGGCCCCGCTGCACGCCGCCGGGCTGGTGCTCGCGGTGGACGACGGCGGGAAGACGCTCCGGGCGCTGGATCCGGCGGCCGGCGCGCAGCGCTGGAAGCGGAACCTGCAGCAAGGCGCGCAGGTGGTGCCCGTGGGAGAGCTGCTGCTGGTCACGGGCCCGGACGGGAACGTCACGATGCTCGACGCGGCCACCGGCGCGGCCCGCTGGACGCACCGGCTCGGCGGGCCCGGCTCCGTCTGGTCCGCCGGACCGGACCCGTCCGGCGGCGTGCTCCCGTACGTGTCCACGCAGGCCGCGGACGGGAGGTCCACGCAGGTCAGCGCGGTCGATCCGGCGAACGGCACGGTGCGCTGGCAGCTCCGCAGCCCGTCCCTGCTGGAGCCGGTCGGCGCGGGGGCCGGCGGGCTGTACCTGCTGGAGGGCGACTCACGGTCCGCGTCCGGGGCGGTCAGCAGGGCCGTCATCCGGGTGGACCTTGCGACCCGTGCCGTACGCAGGACCGCGCTGGCCGCGCCGCTGCTCGACGCGCAGGCCGCGGTCGGCCCGGACGGGCGGGTGTACGCCTTCGGGACGGGCGGCGCCCTGGTCGCGGTCGGGGCGGAACGCGAGGAGTGGCGGCTGGAGACGGGCGTGGCCGTGGGCTCGCGGCCGGTGGTCCACGACGGACGGATCCACCTGACGGCGTCCGACGGGCGGACGCTGGCGGTGGACGGCGGCGGGCGGCTGCTGGGCCAGACGAAGCCCCGGATCGGGGGCGGGCCGGGCGGCTACACCTCCACCCTGCCCGCGCCGGTGGTCGGGGACGGGCGGCTGTTCGCGAGCGCGCCCGACGGGACGGTGTTCGCGGTGGCCGCGGGCGCACCCGCCGCCTGGTGA
- the ilvD gene encoding dihydroxy-acid dehydratase: protein MPELRSRTVTHGRNMAGARALMRASGVASADIGKPIIAVANSFTEFVPGHTHLAPVGRIVSDAIRAAGAIPREFNTIAVDDGIAMGHGGMLYSLPSRDLIADSVEYMVEAHCADALICISNCDKITPGMLMAAMRLNIPVVFVSGGPMEAGQAVLVDGTVRKLDLIDAMVDASNENVSDEDVLRIEENACPTCGSCSGMFTANSMNCLAEAIGLALPGNGSVLATHTARRALYEDAGRTVVEITKRYYEDGDESVLPRSIATREAFENAMALDIAMGGSTNTILHLLAAAQEAGLEYDLTDIDAVSRRVPCLAKVAPNVAPGGTYYMEDIHRAGGIPAILGELHRGGLLNKDVTTVHSDGLEDWLAQWDARSGTASDTAMELWHAAPGCERSATAFSQSKRWETLDLDAEGGCIRSVQHAYSKDGGLAVLRGNIAVDGCVVKTAGVDESIWTFEGPAVVCESQDEAVDKILRKEIKAGDVVVIRYEGPRGGPGMQEMLYPTSFLKGRGLGKVCALVTDGRFSGGTSGLSIGHASPEAASGGTIAVVEDGDRIRIDIPNRSIEVLVDEATLAARHEALGGVYAPKNRERKVSAALRAYAAMATSADKGAVRDVNLLG from the coding sequence ATGCCCGAGCTGAGGTCCCGCACCGTCACCCACGGCCGCAACATGGCAGGCGCGCGTGCGCTGATGCGCGCGTCGGGCGTAGCGAGCGCGGACATCGGCAAGCCGATCATCGCGGTCGCCAACTCCTTCACCGAGTTCGTCCCCGGCCACACCCACCTGGCCCCCGTCGGCCGGATCGTCTCCGACGCCATCCGCGCCGCCGGCGCCATCCCGCGCGAGTTCAACACCATCGCGGTCGACGACGGCATCGCCATGGGCCACGGCGGCATGCTGTACTCCCTCCCCTCCCGCGACCTGATCGCGGACTCGGTCGAGTACATGGTCGAGGCGCACTGCGCCGACGCGCTGATCTGCATCTCCAACTGCGACAAGATCACGCCCGGGATGCTGATGGCCGCGATGCGGCTGAACATCCCGGTCGTCTTCGTCTCCGGCGGCCCGATGGAGGCCGGTCAGGCCGTCCTCGTCGACGGCACCGTCCGCAAGCTCGACCTGATCGACGCCATGGTCGACGCCTCCAACGAGAACGTCTCGGACGAGGACGTCCTGCGGATCGAGGAGAACGCCTGTCCGACCTGCGGGTCGTGTTCGGGCATGTTCACCGCCAACTCGATGAACTGCCTCGCCGAGGCCATCGGCCTGGCCCTCCCGGGCAACGGCTCGGTCCTCGCCACGCACACCGCCCGCCGCGCCCTGTACGAGGACGCCGGCCGCACGGTCGTGGAGATCACCAAGCGCTACTACGAGGACGGCGACGAGTCCGTCCTGCCGCGCAGCATCGCCACCCGCGAGGCCTTCGAGAACGCCATGGCCCTCGACATCGCGATGGGCGGCTCCACGAACACGATCCTGCACCTGCTGGCCGCCGCCCAGGAAGCGGGCCTGGAGTACGACCTCACCGACATCGACGCCGTCTCGCGCCGCGTCCCGTGCCTGGCCAAGGTCGCGCCGAACGTGGCGCCCGGCGGCACGTACTACATGGAGGACATCCACCGGGCCGGCGGCATCCCCGCCATCCTCGGCGAGCTCCACCGCGGCGGCCTCCTCAACAAGGACGTCACCACCGTCCACTCCGACGGCCTGGAGGACTGGCTCGCGCAGTGGGACGCCCGCTCCGGGACGGCCAGCGACACGGCCATGGAGCTGTGGCACGCGGCCCCCGGCTGCGAGCGCTCCGCCACCGCCTTCTCCCAGTCCAAGCGCTGGGAGACCCTCGACCTCGACGCCGAGGGCGGCTGCATCCGCTCGGTGCAGCACGCGTACTCCAAGGACGGCGGACTGGCCGTGCTGCGCGGCAACATCGCCGTCGACGGCTGCGTCGTGAAGACCGCCGGCGTCGACGAGTCGATCTGGACCTTCGAGGGCCCGGCCGTGGTCTGCGAGTCCCAGGACGAGGCCGTCGACAAGATCCTCCGCAAGGAGATCAAGGCGGGCGACGTCGTCGTCATCCGCTACGAGGGCCCGCGCGGCGGCCCCGGCATGCAGGAGATGCTCTACCCGACCTCCTTCCTCAAGGGCCGCGGCCTCGGCAAGGTCTGCGCCCTGGTCACGGACGGCCGCTTCTCCGGCGGCACTTCGGGCCTGTCCATCGGCCACGCCTCCCCGGAGGCGGCCTCGGGCGGCACCATCGCGGTCGTCGAGGACGGCGACCGGATCCGCATCGACATCCCGAACCGGTCCATCGAGGTGCTGGTCGACGAGGCCACCCTCGCCGCCCGCCACGAGGCCCTCGGTGGCGTCTACGCGCCGAAGAACCGCGAGCGCAAGGTCTCCGCGGCCCTGCGCGCCTACGCCGCCATGGCCACCAGCGCCGACAAGGGCGCGGTCCGCGACGTCAACCTCCTCGGCTGA
- a CDS encoding ABC transporter ATP-binding protein — translation MMNNQAEGDPAAVHARDLTVRRGTGRNLRTVLDSLAFDVPRGRITGLLGPSGCGKSTLMRAVVGTQAHVTGTLDVLGEPAGHPRLRSRIGYVTQAPSVYDDLTVRQNLDYFAAVLDPGRAAADRRAAAVSRAITDVDLTSRAGALAGNLSGGQRSRVSLAVALLGTPELLVLDEPTVGLDPVLRRDLWNLFHDITATRGATILVSSHVMDEAERCHDLLLMREGRILAQDTPDALRTRTHSATVEEGFLRLVDEANAHAKAADVAAAALTPEQSR, via the coding sequence ATGATGAATAACCAGGCCGAGGGAGACCCGGCCGCCGTCCACGCCCGTGACCTGACCGTCCGCCGCGGCACCGGCCGCAACCTGCGCACCGTCCTCGACTCCCTCGCCTTCGACGTCCCCCGCGGCCGCATCACCGGCCTCCTCGGCCCCTCCGGCTGCGGAAAGTCCACGCTCATGCGCGCCGTCGTCGGCACCCAGGCCCACGTCACCGGCACCCTCGACGTCCTCGGCGAGCCCGCCGGCCACCCCCGGCTCCGCTCCCGCATCGGCTACGTCACCCAGGCGCCCAGCGTCTACGACGACCTCACCGTCCGGCAGAACCTCGACTACTTCGCCGCAGTCCTCGACCCCGGCCGGGCCGCCGCCGACCGCCGCGCCGCCGCCGTCAGCCGCGCCATCACCGACGTCGACCTCACCAGCCGGGCCGGCGCCCTCGCCGGGAACCTCTCCGGCGGCCAGCGCAGCCGGGTCTCCCTCGCCGTCGCCCTGCTCGGCACCCCCGAGCTCCTGGTCCTCGACGAACCCACCGTCGGCCTCGACCCGGTGCTGCGCCGCGACCTGTGGAACCTCTTCCACGACATCACCGCCACCCGCGGCGCGACGATCCTCGTCTCCTCCCACGTCATGGACGAGGCCGAGCGCTGCCACGACCTGCTCCTCATGCGCGAGGGCCGCATCCTCGCCCAGGACACCCCCGACGCACTGCGCACCCGTACCCACTCCGCCACCGTCGAAGAGGGCTTCCTGCGCCTGGTCGACGAGGCCAACGCCCACGCCAAGGCCGCCGACGTGGCCGCCGCCGCCCTCACCCCGGAGCAGAGCCGATGA
- a CDS encoding peptidase translates to MSETSESGQVQSLAATSGFQTFPVAPGYRVNVRSGPGTSYSIVKVLPYDSYVSIRCQGPGTTVSGPYGTTDIWDCIGNGQFVSDAYVRTGSDGYVATRC, encoded by the coding sequence ATGTCCGAAACGAGTGAGTCCGGCCAGGTCCAGAGCCTCGCCGCCACGTCCGGTTTCCAGACGTTTCCGGTCGCGCCCGGCTACCGGGTGAACGTCCGCAGCGGCCCGGGCACCAGCTACTCCATCGTCAAGGTCCTGCCCTACGACTCGTACGTCTCGATCCGCTGCCAGGGTCCGGGTACGACGGTCTCCGGTCCGTACGGCACGACCGACATCTGGGACTGCATCGGCAACGGGCAGTTCGTCTCCGACGCCTACGTCAGGACGGGCAGCGACGGCTACGTCGCGACCCGCTGCTGA